Proteins from a genomic interval of Halanaerobiaceae bacterium ANBcell28:
- the gnpA gene encoding 1,3-beta-galactosyl-N-acetylhexosamine phosphorylase, whose protein sequence is MNKEKYKRGDFTLPGEAGYEDLTLELAQRWGADVIRDSDGTVLSDKILSMDFDIYSTLCLVRADNEWAKNNRDKLQQNFLMTEPVIAEEDTVEIRLLDGYFDQQFEVNFNDDPKEWWQVFDRTSNKEVPVEDWQYDQEKGTVIINSVEKWHKYTVNFLAYRVWEAISMYNHITNDWGDREHQMPIDPIYPEAQEHILKYLEKWLKEHPNTDVVRFTSMFYNFTWFWGDDPNLRFRYADWGSYDFTVSPQALREFEKEKGYRLESEDFVNQGKHNLTHNVPSERYREWMDFVNSFVVRFGRECTDLVHKYNKKAYVFYDDHWVGIEPYGKRFKDLGFDGIIKCVFNGFEARKCAGVETDVHELRLHPYLFPTGLTGEPTFKEGGDPTTDCKNFWVNIRRALIRKPVDRIGLGGYLHLVQPFPDFVDYVEELTEEFRFLKELHNDDKAYTAPYKVAILTAWGSLRSWICSGHMHEHPELELNHIIEALSGLPVDVEFISFDDILNKGIDDEIKVIINAGHINSAWSGGSNWDNPQVVEKLTKWVAEGGGFIGVGEPSATYEGSQYFQMSHVLGVDREIGQTISHNRYEYTKLDQHFILEDLEEVDFDKDNVDNIYVLGKNTEVLLDENNSPKLTVNNFLEGKGVYLSGFKFKSQNVRLLHRAIAYAASGEKDFNNYLSTNIYTEAAYYPNSKNMVVINNSDQEQKTIVYDASGNSKEITVAPYGKKVIKMA, encoded by the coding sequence ATGAACAAAGAAAAATATAAAAGGGGAGATTTTACTCTTCCAGGAGAAGCAGGATATGAAGATTTAACCCTTGAGTTAGCACAAAGATGGGGTGCTGATGTTATTAGAGATAGTGATGGTACCGTATTGTCAGATAAAATTCTATCTATGGATTTTGACATATATTCTACACTATGTCTGGTAAGAGCTGATAATGAATGGGCTAAGAATAATAGAGATAAATTACAGCAAAATTTTCTTATGACTGAACCTGTTATTGCAGAAGAAGATACAGTGGAAATTAGATTATTGGATGGGTATTTTGATCAACAGTTTGAAGTAAACTTCAATGATGATCCCAAAGAATGGTGGCAGGTATTTGATAGAACTAGTAATAAGGAAGTGCCAGTGGAGGATTGGCAATATGATCAGGAGAAAGGAACTGTTATAATCAATAGTGTTGAAAAGTGGCATAAATACACAGTAAACTTTTTAGCCTATCGAGTATGGGAAGCTATCTCTATGTACAATCATATTACCAATGACTGGGGAGATAGAGAACATCAGATGCCTATAGATCCTATTTATCCAGAAGCACAGGAACACATCTTGAAATATCTAGAAAAATGGCTTAAAGAGCATCCTAATACTGATGTTGTTCGTTTTACTTCCATGTTTTATAATTTCACCTGGTTCTGGGGTGACGATCCCAATTTAAGGTTTAGATATGCTGACTGGGGTTCTTATGACTTTACAGTAAGTCCTCAAGCCTTAAGGGAATTCGAAAAAGAAAAAGGCTATCGTTTGGAATCAGAGGATTTTGTAAATCAGGGTAAACATAACCTTACTCATAATGTACCGTCTGAGAGGTATAGAGAATGGATGGATTTTGTAAATAGTTTTGTAGTTAGATTTGGTAGAGAGTGTACTGATCTGGTTCATAAATACAATAAAAAAGCCTATGTTTTCTATGATGATCACTGGGTAGGTATTGAGCCATATGGCAAGAGATTTAAAGACCTTGGATTCGATGGAATTATTAAATGTGTATTTAATGGTTTCGAGGCCAGAAAATGTGCAGGAGTAGAAACGGATGTGCATGAATTGAGACTACATCCTTATTTATTCCCAACAGGTTTAACTGGAGAACCAACCTTCAAAGAAGGAGGAGACCCTACAACAGATTGCAAAAACTTCTGGGTTAATATTAGAAGGGCTTTGATTAGAAAGCCTGTAGATAGAATTGGTCTTGGTGGTTACTTACACCTTGTACAACCTTTCCCAGATTTTGTGGATTATGTAGAAGAGCTTACAGAAGAATTCCGGTTCTTAAAAGAATTGCATAATGATGATAAGGCATATACAGCACCATATAAAGTGGCCATTCTAACTGCCTGGGGTAGCTTGCGTTCTTGGATTTGTAGTGGCCATATGCATGAACATCCAGAGTTAGAACTAAACCATATTATTGAAGCCCTTTCTGGCTTGCCAGTTGATGTGGAATTCATTAGCTTTGATGATATTCTAAATAAGGGTATAGATGATGAAATTAAAGTAATTATTAATGCTGGCCATATTAATAGTGCCTGGAGTGGAGGAAGTAATTGGGATAATCCACAAGTCGTAGAGAAACTTACTAAATGGGTAGCAGAAGGTGGTGGTTTTATTGGTGTAGGAGAGCCTTCGGCAACATATGAAGGAAGCCAATATTTCCAGATGTCTCATGTATTAGGTGTAGATAGAGAAATTGGACAAACTATTTCTCATAATAGATATGAGTATACTAAGTTGGATCAACACTTTATTCTGGAAGATCTAGAAGAAGTGGATTTTGACAAAGATAATGTTGATAATATATATGTGCTTGGTAAAAATACAGAGGTATTATTGGATGAAAATAATTCTCCTAAACTTACTGTTAATAATTTTCTGGAAGGAAAAGGAGTCTATTTATCTGGCTTTAAATTTAAAAGCCAGAATGTTAGGTTACTACACAGAGCTATTGCCTATGCAGCATCTGGAGAAAAAGATTTTAATAATTATCTAAGTACAAATATATATACTGAGGCTG
- a CDS encoding glycosyl hydrolase family 28-related protein: MISKNNAILFLVFLVSLLISQSVFAMEVADTIEDLQQIEATDGMLIEVSGYHEANDGGGGTFLFDASSSEWADRGMIIRSSKTREGRWLRQKEDGEAINIKWYGARGDGESDEYTSIDSAISYFFSREKEGTIFFPEGTYRISWNLALYEGVSLLGEGMDLSVIKNTGLGYTRNSFINTTHHHSDDRNLGMKLSDLTIDVDMYNIGNWIGGIWIEEPFRNLTIERVRLTNSGGNIIRLMKDSLIVDSIFDNMDGRAISTGWERRPDLRFRNNEIRNNQFIRTAVSPTGPGINLSRAEDNIIVDNELININPPGDTYGGIRLPNDSHNNLIAGNTVKNFPRGIWVMSGSQNNEVRGNTIIDSWIVALFMNNSHERNIPTSDNIFADNKVIQENPALLDNGVPALIHLHEDFTYMLINNSVIGNEMIISEAYRDALDRDKRGRQHGAEYIDEYIYLSNGSQVDDRNNQVYDNIVTIIED; encoded by the coding sequence ATGATTAGTAAGAATAATGCTATTTTATTTCTAGTTTTTTTAGTGTCTTTATTAATAAGTCAGTCTGTATTTGCTATGGAAGTAGCAGATACTATTGAAGATTTACAGCAAATAGAAGCAACTGATGGTATGCTCATTGAGGTAAGTGGCTACCATGAAGCTAATGATGGTGGTGGAGGAACATTTCTTTTTGATGCTAGTAGTAGTGAGTGGGCAGATAGAGGGATGATTATTAGATCTAGCAAAACAAGAGAAGGAAGATGGCTAAGGCAGAAAGAAGATGGGGAAGCTATAAATATTAAATGGTATGGAGCTCGTGGTGATGGAGAGTCTGATGAATATACCTCAATAGACTCTGCTATTAGTTATTTTTTTAGTAGAGAAAAAGAAGGAACTATTTTCTTTCCTGAGGGAACTTATCGTATTTCCTGGAACCTTGCTCTGTATGAAGGGGTTAGTTTACTTGGAGAAGGAATGGATCTTTCTGTTATTAAAAATACTGGTCTAGGTTATACACGTAATTCCTTTATCAATACTACTCATCATCATTCTGATGATAGAAACCTAGGGATGAAGCTCTCAGACCTAACAATTGATGTGGATATGTACAATATCGGGAATTGGATTGGTGGTATCTGGATTGAAGAACCTTTCCGCAATCTAACAATAGAGCGTGTTAGGCTAACAAACTCTGGTGGAAATATTATTCGCCTAATGAAAGATTCCCTTATTGTCGATTCGATTTTTGATAATATGGATGGTAGAGCTATATCTACAGGTTGGGAAAGAAGACCTGATTTAAGATTTAGGAATAATGAAATAAGAAATAATCAGTTTATAAGGACAGCTGTATCTCCAACTGGACCAGGGATTAACCTTTCTAGAGCGGAAGATAATATAATAGTTGATAATGAGTTAATTAATATTAATCCTCCAGGAGATACATATGGTGGAATTCGTTTACCAAATGATAGTCATAATAATTTAATAGCGGGTAATACTGTAAAGAATTTCCCTCGTGGAATTTGGGTGATGAGTGGATCCCAGAATAATGAGGTTAGAGGAAATACAATTATAGATTCCTGGATTGTAGCTTTATTTATGAACAATAGTCATGAAAGAAATATTCCTACAAGTGATAATATATTTGCTGATAATAAAGTAATACAGGAAAACCCGGCTCTATTAGATAATGGTGTTCCAGCATTAATTCATCTACATGAGGATTTTACTTATATGCTTATAAATAATTCTGTGATAGGGAATGAAATGATAATTAGCGAAGCCTATAGAGATGCCTTAGATAGAGATAAAAGGGGCCGACAACATGGTGCAGAATATATTGATGAATATATTTATTTATCAAATGGATCTCAAGTAGATGATAGGAATAATCAAGTCTATGATAATATAGTGACTATCATAGAAGATTAA